A genomic window from Silene latifolia isolate original U9 population chromosome Y, ASM4854445v1, whole genome shotgun sequence includes:
- the LOC141629254 gene encoding uncharacterized protein LOC141629254 has product MLTEFFKANSKQKGGPKYLYSVFPEHFVWNGKRKEWKARDRGVAIGRVAHAAPGEGEATLKRGILKQDNVADHCIDEAVQEMYYEALSEDSRKQIGNDEHRVLQLTAGQIEEFLEGMGITFADFNLQHLQIAEETGLHSTRDIEDALNAHVPHEQLASIKKLNVGQKSAYKTIMYHVKNSIPGAFFIDGPGGTGKTFLYGALYAKVRAMGKICLPTATSGIAVSNLSTGRTTHSRFKLPLDTDKSLACAVPKQGSLACLLREATLLIWDEANIAKKENIEAVNLLLQDEAVETSIVSSKIWPSLTKFSLTENIRARADPEFSDFLLRLGDGLLHSDIFTDRAILTPRNNNVDLINKLLIEKFPGREYIYKSFDRVIDDSCNVYPSEFLNTLCPPGMTPHELVIKENSPLILLRNLDPAAGLCNGTRLICKKFFPNMVECEISTGYYIGERVFLPRITLKPSKGSKYPINFERRQFPIKLSFAMTINKAQGQTLERVGVYLPKPCFSHGQLYVALSRARSAQQLSKYYSTYTKVTTLTHPL; this is encoded by the exons ATGTTGACTGAATTTTTCAAGGCAAACTCTAAACAAAAAGGAGGTCCAAAATACCTGTATAGCGTATTCCCAGAGCACTTTGTCTGGAATGGGAAGCGCAAGGAATGGAAGGCGAGGGACCGTGGGGTTGCAATTGGTAGAGTTGCACATGCAGCTCCTGGAGAAGGGG AGGCTACTCTTAAAAGGGGCATACTGAAGCAGGATAATGTAGCTGATCACTGTATAGACGAGGCCGTGCAG GAAATGTACTACGAAGCTCTTTCAGAGGATTCTAGAAAACAAATTGGGAATGACGAACATAGAGTCTTACAGTTGACTGCTGGGCAGATTGAAGAATTTTTAGAGGGGATGGGCATAACTTTTGCAGATTTTAACCTACAACATCTACAGATTGCAGAAGAGACGGGGCTGCATAGTACTAGGGATATAGAGGATGCTCTTAATGCTCATGTTCCTCATGAACAACTCGCTTCTATAAAGAAACTAAATGTGGGCCAAAAAAGTGCATATAAAACAATAATGTATCATGTGAAAAATAGCATACCTGGGGCTTTTTTCATCGATGGACCAGGCGGAACAGGCAAGACTTTCCTATATGGTGCTCTCTATGCAAAAGTTCGAGCGATGGGCAAAATATGTTTGCCTACTGCTACGTCAGGAATCGCAGTGTCGAATTTGTCAACGGGCAGGACTACACATTCAAGGTTCAAGTTACCGCTCGACACTGATAAATCTCTTGCATGTGCTGTTCCTAAGCAAGGTAGTCTTGCTTGTTTGTTGAGAGAAGCAACTCTTTTAATTTGGGACGAGGCTAATATAGCAAAGAAAGAGAACATTGAGGCCGTTAACTTGCTACTACAAGAT GAGGCGGTTGAGACTAGCATTGTCAGTTCAAAAATCTGGCCTAGCCTCACAAAGTTTAGTCTTACTGAGAACATAAGGGCAAGGGCAGATCCTGAGTTCTCTGATTTCCTACTCAGACTTGGAGATGGGCTGTTACA CTCAGACATTTTCACTGATAGGGCCATTTTAACACCGAGGAACAACAATGTGGATTTAATAAACAAATTGCTTATAGAGAAATTCCCGGGCCGAGAATACATATACAAGAGTTTTGATAGGGTCATTGACGACAGCTGTAACGTATACCCGTCTGAATTCCTGAATACACTCTGTCCTCCTGGAATGACCCCACATGAACTGGTAATCAAAGAAAACTCTCCATTAATTTTACTGAGAAATCTCGATCCTGCAGCGGGGCTATGTAATGGAACGCGGTTAATTTGCAAGAAATTTTTCCCAAACATGGTTGAATGTGAGATATCGACCGGGTATTACATAGGGGAACGTGTATTCCTTCCAAGAATAACATTGAAACCATCAAAAGGGTCGAAATATCCTATTAATTTTGAGAGAAGGCAGTTTCCTATAAAGTTAAGCTTTGCTATGACGATAAACAAAGCTCAGGGGCAGACGTTGGAAAGAGTTGGTGTTTATTTACCTAAACCATGTTTCTCGCATGGGCAATTATATGTGGCTCTTTCACGTGCTAGGTCGGCACAACAGCTCTCAAAGTATTACAGCACATACACAAAGGTGACGACGCTGACACATCCTCTGTGA